The proteins below come from a single Kitasatospora sp. NBC_00315 genomic window:
- a CDS encoding 3-isopropylmalate dehydrogenase, giving the protein MSRSLRLAVIPGDGIGQEVVAEGLKVLSAALPADVKVEATEYDLGARRYNRTGETLPDSVLEELKGFDAILLGAIGDPSVPSGVLERGLLLKLRFAFDHHINLRPGKLFPGVKSPLAGEPAIDFVVIREGTEGPYVGNGGTLRTGTEHEVATEVSLNTAYGIERVVRDAYRRAAARPRRKLTLVHKNNVLVHAGHLWSRIFAQVGQEFPEVTTDYLHVDAATIFFVTQPERFDVIVTDNLFGDILTDLAAAVTGGIGLAASGNINPTGEFPSMFEPVHGSAPDIAGQAKADPTATVLSVAMLLEHLGFAAEAAKVEAAVAADLAERSGARSTSQVGDAIVARVSG; this is encoded by the coding sequence ATGTCTCGTAGCCTTCGTCTCGCAGTGATCCCCGGTGACGGCATCGGCCAGGAAGTGGTGGCCGAAGGCCTCAAGGTCCTCAGCGCCGCCCTCCCCGCGGACGTCAAGGTGGAGGCCACCGAGTACGACCTCGGTGCCCGCCGCTACAACCGCACCGGGGAGACCCTCCCGGACAGCGTGCTGGAGGAGCTCAAGGGCTTCGACGCGATCCTGCTCGGCGCCATCGGCGACCCGAGCGTCCCCTCCGGCGTGCTGGAGCGCGGGCTGCTGCTCAAGCTGCGCTTCGCCTTCGACCACCACATCAACCTCCGCCCGGGCAAGCTGTTCCCCGGCGTGAAGTCCCCGCTGGCCGGCGAGCCCGCCATCGACTTCGTGGTCATCCGCGAGGGCACCGAGGGCCCGTACGTCGGCAACGGCGGCACGCTGCGCACCGGCACCGAGCACGAGGTCGCCACCGAGGTCAGCCTCAACACCGCGTACGGCATCGAGCGCGTGGTCCGCGACGCCTACCGCCGCGCCGCCGCCCGTCCGCGCAGGAAGCTGACCCTGGTCCACAAGAACAACGTGCTGGTGCACGCCGGTCACCTGTGGTCGCGGATCTTCGCCCAGGTCGGCCAGGAGTTCCCCGAGGTCACCACCGACTACCTGCACGTCGACGCCGCGACGATCTTCTTCGTCACCCAGCCCGAGCGCTTCGACGTGATCGTCACCGACAACCTCTTCGGCGACATCCTCACCGACCTGGCCGCCGCCGTCACCGGTGGCATCGGCCTGGCGGCGAGCGGCAACATCAACCCGACCGGCGAGTTCCCGTCGATGTTCGAGCCGGTCCACGGCTCGGCCCCCGACATCGCCGGCCAGGCCAAGGCCGACCCGACCGCCACCGTGCTGTCGGTCGCCATGCTGCTGGAGCACCTCGGCTTCGCCGCCGAGGCCGCCAAGGTCGAGGCCGCCGTGGCCGCCGACCTGGCCGAGCGCTCCGGTGCCCGCTCCACCTCGCAGGTCGGCGACGCGATCGTCGCCCGAGTATCCGGCTGA
- a CDS encoding YfhO family protein, whose amino-acid sequence MSDSTTRRREAAAAGFAAAASAGVYCLATALRGGQPFGPPVPGRLTDVTVPLHAHLSDLLHGATTGDLLFTWNSGFGAPFLPDVLTGLGNPFSWPAALLPASCAAVSVLVAGLLTIALAAALMTYALGRLHPGPAPLRALLAIGYGLCAWVPAEGAANPVRLWGLVSLPLLLLAGDWCLHERRWAPGTLCVAAAWSLSTHTAAMATLAAGLVLLIRLVAAGPALPGRTGRARVRVIGRAVTMAAVGVLAASPVLFVLVTAVRDAQPALLGPEATPGPVAELARLLPGSPPRPPLPAVAVGVPALLLAASLPFNRRVRARERVAWCTLPAVAGVSLVWKPEVLIWHGPALPVGGPARVAFVLGGLLVAAAWVSLSHRPRPPALLGGACLVLLLALSAGSEDALGTAGRLWLAGGGALVLAALWALERLHTRRRASALVTAALACVVLGGALRSLDAEAGPTGTGPDRAAAQAAARRAVRAAADWPRSRSDPGPHAFTANDPLLLDGEGGGYASDTLPAATAEALHGLGAGWTLGGRRTFSPEDPVGRALFAVGGRLDDGPPPDGFTPRRAPAPPLVTVHPAGPPDTSTVWSRREALLGGSVYDVPVLAPAGGPAAQPHGSSGWSVPATPAGAAATTLAGSCTPGSTAYFHGLWFNGTVTGLGTTYAVGGSQPATAGAVHLLGTVPADGRVEVLLRTAATGQIPARPVGCLRAADLAAALARLTATGARTITAGGHGLAAVLPAGSTGTAVLSVPAVRGWVCSAGGGRYAPAEPYLGLVSVPLGAGADRVSCSYRVPGLAAGAVLGLAAVGVIALVAVTHWPRRRPARRVRATGG is encoded by the coding sequence GTGAGCGACAGCACCACCCGCCGCCGGGAGGCCGCCGCCGCAGGTTTTGCCGCCGCCGCCTCGGCGGGGGTGTACTGCCTGGCGACGGCGCTGCGCGGCGGGCAGCCGTTCGGCCCGCCGGTGCCCGGCCGGCTCACCGACGTGACGGTGCCGCTGCACGCGCACCTGTCGGACCTGCTGCACGGCGCCACCACCGGTGACCTGCTGTTCACCTGGAACAGCGGCTTCGGCGCGCCGTTCCTGCCGGACGTCCTGACCGGGCTGGGCAACCCCTTCTCCTGGCCGGCCGCACTCCTCCCGGCCTCCTGCGCCGCCGTCTCCGTACTGGTGGCCGGCCTGCTGACCATCGCCCTGGCGGCCGCCCTGATGACGTACGCGCTGGGCCGGTTGCACCCCGGCCCGGCGCCGCTGCGGGCACTGCTGGCGATCGGCTACGGGCTCTGCGCCTGGGTGCCCGCCGAGGGCGCGGCAAACCCGGTGCGGCTCTGGGGCCTGGTCTCGCTGCCCCTGCTGCTGCTGGCCGGCGACTGGTGTCTGCACGAGCGGCGCTGGGCCCCGGGCACCCTCTGCGTCGCGGCCGCGTGGAGCCTCAGTACTCACACCGCCGCGATGGCCACCCTCGCGGCCGGACTGGTCCTGCTGATCAGGCTGGTGGCCGCAGGGCCGGCCCTGCCCGGGCGCACCGGGCGGGCCCGGGTGCGGGTGATCGGCCGGGCGGTGACCATGGCCGCGGTCGGCGTGCTGGCCGCCTCACCGGTGCTGTTCGTGCTGGTGACGGCCGTCCGGGACGCCCAGCCGGCACTGCTCGGCCCCGAGGCCACCCCCGGTCCGGTGGCCGAGCTGGCGCGGCTGCTGCCGGGCAGTCCCCCGCGCCCCCCGCTGCCGGCCGTCGCGGTCGGCGTACCGGCCCTGCTGCTCGCCGCGAGCCTGCCGTTCAACCGGCGGGTGCGGGCCCGCGAGCGGGTCGCCTGGTGCACCCTGCCGGCGGTGGCCGGGGTGAGCCTGGTGTGGAAGCCGGAGGTCTTGATCTGGCACGGCCCGGCGCTGCCGGTCGGCGGGCCGGCCCGGGTGGCCTTCGTGCTCGGCGGTCTGCTGGTGGCGGCGGCCTGGGTCTCGCTCTCGCACCGGCCGCGGCCGCCCGCCCTGCTCGGCGGCGCCTGCCTGGTGCTGCTGCTCGCGCTGTCCGCGGGCAGCGAGGACGCCCTGGGCACCGCGGGCCGGCTGTGGCTCGCCGGGGGCGGCGCGCTGGTGCTGGCCGCCCTGTGGGCGCTGGAGCGGCTGCACACCCGGCGCCGGGCGAGCGCCCTGGTGACGGCGGCGCTGGCCTGCGTGGTGCTGGGCGGCGCCCTGCGGTCGCTGGACGCGGAGGCCGGGCCGACCGGCACCGGTCCGGACCGGGCGGCCGCGCAGGCCGCGGCCCGCCGGGCGGTGCGGGCGGCCGCCGACTGGCCCCGCTCCCGATCGGATCCGGGCCCGCACGCGTTCACCGCCAACGACCCGCTGCTGCTCGACGGCGAGGGCGGCGGGTACGCCTCGGACACGCTGCCCGCCGCCACCGCCGAGGCGCTGCACGGCCTCGGCGCCGGCTGGACGCTCGGCGGACGACGCACCTTCAGCCCCGAGGACCCGGTGGGCCGGGCCCTGTTCGCGGTCGGCGGCCGTCTGGACGACGGGCCGCCCCCGGACGGCTTCACCCCTCGGCGGGCGCCCGCCCCACCGCTGGTCACCGTCCACCCGGCCGGGCCGCCCGACACCTCGACCGTGTGGTCCCGGCGGGAGGCCCTGCTCGGCGGGTCCGTCTACGACGTGCCGGTCCTGGCCCCGGCCGGCGGGCCCGCGGCGCAGCCGCACGGGAGCAGCGGCTGGTCCGTCCCCGCCACCCCGGCGGGGGCTGCCGCCACGACGCTGGCCGGGAGCTGCACGCCCGGCAGTACGGCGTACTTCCACGGCCTCTGGTTCAACGGCACCGTGACGGGCCTGGGCACCACCTACGCGGTGGGCGGTTCGCAGCCGGCCACCGCGGGCGCCGTGCACCTGCTCGGCACCGTGCCGGCCGACGGGCGGGTCGAGGTGCTGCTGCGGACCGCCGCCACCGGCCAGATCCCGGCCCGCCCGGTCGGCTGTCTGCGGGCCGCCGACCTCGCCGCCGCGCTGGCCCGGCTGACCGCGACCGGAGCGCGGACGATCACCGCGGGCGGCCACGGCCTCGCCGCGGTGCTGCCGGCCGGCAGCACCGGAACCGCCGTCCTGTCCGTCCCGGCCGTCCGGGGCTGGGTCTGCTCGGCCGGCGGCGGCCGGTACGCGCCGGCGGAGCCGTACCTCGGCCTGGTCTCCGTCCCGCTGGGGGCGGGCGCCGACCGCGTGTCGTGCTCGTACCGGGTGCCGGGGCTGGCCGCCGGGGCGGTGCTGGGCCTGGCAGCGGTCGGGGTGATCGCCCTGGTGGCGGTCACCCACTGGCCCCGGCGCCGGCCGGCCCGTCGGGTACGGGCGACCGGAGGGTGA
- a CDS encoding S8 family serine peptidase, producing MLKQSVRRPLRGVGLRVATALALVAGPLALGAGPATGAGSGAPGPVRGATGRSVTVLLELGTEAAAPAWRRAGAAAGRALRTPEEIRREAAEAGARQRRVAVGALDALARSVHRAAPAVHELYRTQALLTGLAVTVPAAALPALRALPGVRAVHPIVRKERDNSYSVPLTGAPEVWSGAAGGEGAAAPDTGRGTRIGIIDSGIDYTHADFGGPGTEQAFKAVDGAKPAPANLFPNAKVSGGTDLVGDDYNPDPASPHFQPDPHPDANPIDCALNGHGTHVAGTAAGLGVSADGHPYTGPYRPGLDPAAFRVGPGAAPGAQLYAIRVFGCDGSTDLLARALDLAADPNGDGDLSDRLDVVNLSLGSRFGNTDDADSLAADHLSALGTAVVASAGNEGDVYGIGGSPGSAPRAITVAASVDPHSDADGLRVLAPAALAGVLPAHWSSRYRGWSVQDVSGELAVPADQQDGCAAFSPADRARLDGRIALLTWQTKESERACGSGPRADHAADAGAIGALYAAVDDHLAEISGNDRIPAVLLARADGRRLLDAVAAGPVRVQLATPGNALHGVVPQEQPQRTDTLTDFTSRGIGVPGVVKPDLAAPGETIWSAKAGTGSDGMRESGTSMAAPHVAGLVALVRAAHPDRSVEQVKAALMNTGADTFPGDDRSGPAYGPERTGAGRARVDLAVATPAVAYAAGEGAVEGAVGVSFGPVPVTGPLTLTREVEVRNFSAAPLTYRTGYRGATELPGAGFTAAPARITVPAGGAARVSVTLAVPGELDRAPDPTTDTEQAGHARSYRGELSGLLLLTPEGTATGAAAPPELRVPLHAAPRPASDIAATVRARIARSATLLALGGSAAPTPGGGLVSAFALGGEGERWPDCTPELPAEALCVDRPGDRGADLRAVGAATDAPAGSAGPVLYLAANLWAPVVTPVGVFAVRADLDTDGDGTTDAVVSADRLPGSDVLVARTLDARTGKELDVQPLNARWGDTDTDLLDSDSVVLPVRLSALPGIREGASVIHYGLWTGLAEPGLPKVAGALSTIGLDGERPTIAFDVLHPALDVRSGLGGPAAVLAPERPSGVLEVRRADGDPTRLLLLHHLNPDGRRAQIVTLG from the coding sequence GTGCTCAAGCAATCCGTCCGCCGTCCGCTCCGCGGTGTCGGCCTCAGAGTCGCCACCGCGCTCGCCCTGGTGGCCGGGCCGCTCGCGCTGGGCGCCGGTCCCGCCACCGGCGCGGGCAGCGGCGCGCCCGGACCCGTCCGGGGTGCGACCGGCCGGTCCGTCACCGTGCTGCTGGAGCTCGGCACCGAGGCCGCGGCCCCGGCCTGGCGCCGCGCCGGCGCCGCGGCCGGGCGCGCCCTGCGCACCCCCGAGGAGATCCGCCGGGAGGCCGCCGAGGCCGGCGCCCGGCAGCGCCGCGTTGCGGTCGGCGCGTTGGACGCGCTGGCCCGCTCGGTCCACCGGGCCGCCCCCGCCGTCCACGAGCTCTACCGCACCCAGGCACTGCTCACCGGCCTCGCGGTCACCGTGCCGGCCGCCGCGCTGCCCGCGTTGCGGGCGCTGCCCGGGGTCCGGGCGGTGCACCCGATCGTCCGCAAGGAGCGTGACAACTCCTACTCCGTCCCGCTCACCGGCGCGCCCGAGGTGTGGTCGGGCGCGGCCGGCGGCGAGGGCGCGGCCGCGCCCGACACCGGCCGGGGCACCCGGATCGGCATCATCGACAGCGGCATCGACTACACCCACGCGGACTTCGGCGGTCCCGGCACCGAGCAGGCCTTCAAGGCCGTCGACGGCGCGAAACCCGCGCCGGCGAACCTCTTCCCGAACGCCAAGGTGAGCGGCGGCACGGACCTGGTCGGCGACGACTACAACCCCGACCCGGCGTCCCCGCACTTCCAACCGGACCCGCACCCGGACGCCAACCCGATCGACTGCGCGCTCAACGGCCACGGCACCCACGTGGCCGGCACGGCGGCCGGCCTCGGCGTGAGCGCCGACGGCCACCCGTACACCGGCCCCTACCGTCCGGGCCTGGACCCGGCCGCCTTCCGGGTCGGCCCGGGCGCGGCGCCCGGCGCCCAGCTGTACGCGATCCGGGTGTTCGGCTGCGACGGCTCCACCGACCTGCTCGCCCGGGCCCTGGACCTGGCGGCCGACCCGAACGGCGACGGCGACCTCTCCGACCGCCTGGACGTGGTCAACCTCTCGCTCGGCAGCCGCTTCGGCAACACCGACGACGCCGACTCCCTCGCCGCCGACCACCTCTCCGCACTCGGCACCGCGGTGGTCGCCTCGGCCGGCAACGAGGGCGACGTCTACGGCATCGGCGGCAGCCCCGGCAGCGCCCCCCGCGCGATCACCGTCGCCGCCTCGGTGGACCCGCACAGCGACGCGGACGGCCTGCGGGTGCTCGCCCCCGCCGCGCTGGCCGGCGTCCTTCCCGCGCACTGGAGCTCGCGCTACCGGGGCTGGTCCGTCCAGGACGTCTCCGGCGAACTCGCGGTGCCCGCCGACCAGCAGGACGGCTGCGCCGCCTTCAGCCCGGCCGACCGGGCACGGCTCGACGGCAGGATCGCGCTGCTGACCTGGCAGACCAAGGAGTCCGAGCGGGCCTGCGGATCCGGCCCCCGCGCCGACCACGCGGCGGACGCCGGAGCGATCGGCGCCCTGTACGCCGCCGTGGACGACCACCTGGCCGAGATCTCCGGCAACGACCGGATCCCGGCCGTGCTGCTGGCCCGCGCCGACGGCCGCAGGCTCCTCGACGCGGTGGCGGCCGGTCCGGTCCGGGTCCAGCTCGCCACCCCGGGCAACGCCCTGCACGGCGTCGTCCCGCAGGAACAGCCGCAACGCACCGACACGCTCACCGACTTCACCTCACGCGGCATCGGCGTGCCCGGCGTGGTCAAGCCCGACCTCGCGGCGCCCGGCGAGACCATCTGGTCCGCCAAGGCCGGTACCGGCTCCGACGGCATGCGGGAGAGCGGCACGTCGATGGCCGCGCCGCACGTGGCCGGCCTGGTCGCACTGGTCCGCGCCGCGCACCCGGACCGGAGCGTGGAACAGGTCAAGGCGGCGCTGATGAACACCGGCGCCGACACCTTCCCGGGTGACGACCGCAGCGGTCCGGCGTACGGGCCGGAGCGCACCGGGGCCGGTCGCGCCCGGGTCGATCTCGCGGTCGCCACGCCCGCCGTCGCCTACGCGGCGGGGGAGGGCGCCGTCGAGGGCGCGGTCGGGGTCTCCTTCGGCCCGGTGCCGGTCACCGGCCCGCTGACGCTCACCCGTGAGGTCGAGGTCCGCAACTTCTCCGCCGCGCCGCTCACCTACCGCACCGGCTACCGCGGCGCGACCGAGCTGCCCGGCGCCGGCTTCACGGCCGCCCCGGCGCGGATCACCGTCCCGGCCGGCGGCGCCGCGCGGGTGAGCGTCACGCTCGCGGTGCCCGGCGAGCTCGACCGGGCACCCGACCCGACCACCGACACCGAGCAGGCCGGGCACGCCCGCAGCTACCGCGGCGAGCTCTCCGGCCTGCTGCTGCTCACCCCGGAGGGCACGGCCACCGGCGCCGCCGCCCCGCCGGAGCTGCGGGTGCCGCTGCACGCCGCGCCCCGGCCCGCCTCCGACATCGCCGCCACCGTCCGGGCCAGGATCGCCCGCTCCGCCACCCTGCTGGCGCTCGGCGGCTCCGCCGCCCCCACCCCGGGCGGCGGCCTGGTCAGCGCGTTCGCGCTGGGCGGCGAGGGCGAGCGCTGGCCGGACTGCACCCCGGAGCTGCCCGCCGAGGCCCTCTGCGTGGACCGCCCCGGTGACCGCGGCGCCGACCTGCGCGCGGTCGGCGCCGCGACGGACGCGCCGGCCGGCTCCGCGGGGCCCGTGCTCTATCTCGCCGCGAACCTCTGGGCACCCGTGGTCACGCCGGTCGGCGTGTTCGCCGTACGGGCCGATCTCGACACCGACGGCGACGGCACCACCGACGCCGTCGTCTCGGCCGACCGTCTGCCGGGCAGCGACGTCCTGGTGGCCCGGACGCTGGACGCCCGCACCGGCAAGGAGCTGGACGTCCAGCCGCTCAACGCCCGCTGGGGCGACACCGACACCGACCTGCTGGACAGCGACAGCGTCGTCCTGCCGGTCCGGCTCTCGGCGCTGCCCGGGATCCGGGAGGGCGCCTCGGTGATCCACTACGGACTGTGGACGGGCCTGGCCGAGCCCGGGCTGCCCAAGGTGGCCGGCGCGCTCTCCACCATCGGCCTGGACGGCGAACGTCCGACCATCGCGTTCGACGTGCTGCACCCCGCGCTGGACGTCCGCAGCGGACTCGGCGGTCCGGCCGCCGTCCTCGCGCCGGAGCGTCCGAGCGGCGTCCTGGAGGTCCGACGGGCGGACGGCGACCCGACCCGGCTGCTGCTGCTCCACCACCTCAACCCGGACGGCCGGCGGGCGCAGATCGTCACGCTCGGCTGA
- the serA gene encoding phosphoglycerate dehydrogenase has translation MTSKSAVVLIAEELSPATVDALGPDFEIRHCNGADRTELLAAIADVDAILIRSATKVDAEALAAAKKLKVVARAGVGLDNVDVAAATKAGVMVVNAPTSNIVTAAELACGLLIASARHIAPANAALKQGEWKRNKYTGVELSEKTLGVVGLGRIGVLVAQRMSAFGMKIVAYDPYIQAARAAQMGVKLLSLEELLEVSDFITVHLPKTPETIGLIGDEALHKVKPTVRIVNAARGGIVDEAALASALRDGRVAGAGLDVYAKEPCTDSPLFAFDNVVATPHLGASTDEAQEKAGIAVARSVRLALAGELVPDAVNVQGGVIAEDVRPGLPLAEKLGRIFTALAGEVAVRLDVEVRGEITQHDVKVLELSALKGVFEDVVAETVSYVNAPLFAQERGVEVRLTTSSESPEHRNVITVRGTLSDGGEIAISGTLSGPKQIQKIVGVDAFDVDVALTDHMAFFKYEDRPGVVGILGRHLGDAGINIAGMQVARDGEGALASITVDSQIPQEVLSAIAAEIGAKFARSVDLR, from the coding sequence GTGACATCCAAGAGCGCCGTCGTCCTGATCGCCGAGGAGCTGTCGCCCGCCACCGTTGACGCACTGGGCCCGGACTTCGAGATCCGCCACTGCAACGGGGCCGACCGCACCGAACTGCTGGCCGCCATCGCCGATGTGGACGCGATCCTCATCCGCAGCGCCACCAAGGTCGACGCCGAGGCCCTGGCCGCCGCCAAGAAGCTGAAGGTCGTCGCCCGCGCGGGCGTCGGCCTGGACAACGTCGACGTCGCCGCCGCCACCAAGGCCGGCGTGATGGTCGTCAACGCGCCGACCTCCAACATCGTCACCGCCGCCGAGCTCGCCTGTGGTCTGCTGATCGCCAGCGCCCGCCACATCGCGCCCGCCAACGCCGCCCTCAAGCAGGGCGAGTGGAAGCGCAACAAGTACACCGGCGTCGAGCTCAGCGAGAAGACCCTCGGCGTCGTCGGCCTCGGCCGGATCGGCGTGCTGGTCGCCCAGCGCATGTCCGCCTTCGGCATGAAGATCGTGGCCTACGACCCCTACATCCAGGCCGCCCGCGCGGCCCAGATGGGCGTCAAGCTGCTCTCGCTGGAGGAGCTGCTGGAGGTCTCGGACTTCATCACCGTCCACCTCCCGAAGACCCCGGAGACGATCGGCCTGATCGGCGACGAGGCGCTGCACAAGGTCAAGCCGACCGTGCGCATCGTCAACGCGGCCCGTGGCGGCATCGTGGACGAGGCGGCGCTCGCCAGCGCCCTGCGCGACGGCCGGGTGGCCGGCGCCGGCCTGGACGTGTACGCCAAGGAGCCCTGCACCGACTCCCCGCTGTTCGCCTTCGACAACGTGGTCGCCACCCCGCACCTGGGCGCCTCCACCGACGAGGCGCAGGAGAAGGCCGGCATCGCGGTCGCCAGGTCCGTGCGCCTGGCGCTCGCCGGCGAGCTGGTACCGGACGCCGTGAACGTCCAGGGCGGCGTGATCGCCGAGGACGTGCGCCCGGGCCTGCCGCTCGCCGAGAAGCTCGGCCGGATCTTCACCGCGCTGGCCGGCGAGGTGGCCGTCCGGCTCGACGTCGAGGTGCGTGGCGAGATCACCCAGCACGACGTCAAGGTGCTCGAACTCTCCGCGCTCAAGGGTGTGTTCGAGGACGTCGTGGCGGAGACGGTCAGCTACGTCAACGCCCCGCTGTTCGCGCAGGAGCGCGGCGTCGAGGTGCGTCTGACGACCAGCAGCGAGAGCCCCGAGCACCGCAACGTCATCACGGTGCGCGGCACGCTCTCCGACGGTGGCGAGATCGCCATCTCGGGCACGCTGTCCGGCCCGAAGCAGATCCAGAAGATCGTCGGCGTGGACGCCTTCGACGTGGACGTGGCGCTCACCGACCACATGGCGTTCTTCAAGTACGAGGACCGCCCCGGCGTGGTCGGCATCCTCGGCCGCCACCTCGGTGACGCGGGCATCAACATCGCGGGCATGCAGGTCGCCCGGGACGGCGAGGGCGCGCTGGCCTCGATCACCGTCGACAGTCAGATCCCGCAGGAGGTGCTGTCGGCCATCGCGGCCGAGATCGGCGCCAAGTTCGCCCGTTCGGTCGACCTGCGCTGA
- the ilvC gene encoding ketol-acid reductoisomerase encodes MAELFYEDDADLSIIQGRKVAVIGYGSQGHAHALSLRDSGVDVRVGLLEGSKSRAKAEEAGLRVVSPSEAAAEADVIMILVPDPIQGDVYKEAIEPNLKAGDALFFGHGLNIRFGFITPPADVDVCMVAPKGPGHLVRRQYVEGRGVPAIVAVEQDATGKGLDLALSYAKGIGATKAGVIKTTFTEETETDLFGEQAVLCGGTAALVKAGFETLVEAGYQPEIAYFECLHELKLIVDLMYEGGLEKMRWSVSETAEWGDYVTGPRIITADTKAEMKKVLAEIQDGTFANTWIAEYKAGLPKYNEYKSADSEHLLETTGKKLRKLMSWVKEEA; translated from the coding sequence GTGGCCGAGCTGTTCTACGAAGACGACGCCGACCTGTCCATCATCCAGGGCCGCAAGGTCGCGGTCATCGGCTACGGCAGCCAGGGCCACGCCCACGCGCTGTCGCTGCGCGACTCGGGCGTGGACGTCCGTGTCGGCCTCTTGGAGGGCTCGAAGTCCCGCGCCAAGGCGGAGGAGGCCGGCCTGCGCGTCGTCTCGCCGTCCGAGGCCGCCGCCGAGGCCGACGTCATCATGATCCTTGTGCCGGACCCGATCCAGGGCGACGTGTACAAGGAGGCCATCGAGCCGAACCTGAAGGCGGGCGACGCCCTCTTCTTCGGCCACGGCCTCAACATCCGCTTCGGCTTCATCACCCCGCCGGCCGACGTCGACGTCTGCATGGTCGCCCCGAAGGGCCCGGGCCACCTGGTGCGCCGCCAGTACGTCGAGGGCCGCGGTGTCCCCGCGATCGTCGCCGTCGAGCAGGACGCCACCGGCAAGGGCCTGGACCTGGCGCTCTCGTACGCCAAGGGCATCGGCGCCACCAAGGCCGGCGTCATCAAGACCACCTTCACCGAGGAGACCGAGACCGACCTGTTCGGTGAGCAGGCCGTCCTCTGCGGTGGCACCGCCGCCCTGGTCAAGGCCGGTTTCGAGACCCTGGTCGAGGCCGGCTACCAGCCGGAGATCGCCTACTTCGAGTGCCTGCACGAGCTGAAGCTCATCGTCGACCTCATGTACGAGGGCGGCCTGGAGAAGATGCGCTGGTCCGTCTCGGAGACCGCCGAGTGGGGCGACTACGTCACCGGCCCGCGCATCATCACCGCCGACACCAAGGCCGAGATGAAGAAGGTCCTCGCCGAGATCCAGGACGGCACCTTCGCCAACACCTGGATCGCCGAGTACAAGGCCGGCCTGCCGAAGTACAACGAGTACAAGAGCGCCGACTCCGAGCACCTGCTGGAGACCACCGGCAAGAAGCTCCGCAAGCTGATGAGCTGGGTCAAGGAAGAGGCGTAA
- the ilvN gene encoding acetolactate synthase small subunit — MSKHTLSVLVENKPGVLARIAALFSRRGFNIDSLAVGPTEHPDISRMTIVVNVEDLPLEQVTKQLNKLVNVIKIVELDQSAAIQRELVLVKVRADNDTRSQIVEIVQLFRAKTVDVSPDAVTIEATGSSDKLEAMLRMLEPFGIKELVQSGLVAVGRGARSITDRSLRALDRSA; from the coding sequence ATGTCCAAGCACACCCTCTCCGTCCTGGTCGAGAACAAGCCCGGCGTGCTCGCGCGCATCGCCGCCCTGTTCTCCCGTCGGGGTTTCAACATCGACTCCCTCGCCGTCGGCCCCACCGAGCACCCGGACATCTCCCGGATGACCATCGTGGTCAACGTCGAGGACCTCCCGCTGGAGCAGGTCACCAAGCAGCTCAACAAGCTCGTCAACGTGATAAAGATCGTCGAACTCGACCAGTCCGCTGCGATCCAGCGCGAACTGGTCCTGGTGAAGGTCCGCGCCGACAACGACACCCGGTCGCAGATCGTCGAGATCGTCCAGCTGTTCCGCGCCAAGACGGTCGACGTCTCACCCGACGCGGTGACCATCGAGGCCACCGGCAGCTCCGACAAGCTGGAGGCGATGCTCCGGATGCTGGAGCCCTTCGGCATCAAGGAGCTCGTGCAGTCCGGCCTGGTGGCCGTCGGGCGCGGTGCCCGTTCGATCACCGACCGTTCGCTGCGCGCGCTGGACCGCAGCGCGTAG